The DNA region atctaacaagtgatatctaacaatttcacaacatatacccaatacacacaagtAAAGGAACGGagttaagaatatatacatatttggacaagcaatgtcagagaggcatagactaagatacagtagaaaagTATAGAATGCAGTGTataaatatgagatgagtaatgcaagaaaggtaaatattattaaagtgactagtgttccatttgttaaagtggccaatgatttcaagtatgTGTATGTAGGCTGCAGCCTCTGTGCTAGtgttggctatttaacagtctgatggctttgagaaagaagctgtttttcagtctctcagtccccgctttgatgcacctgtactgtcctcgcctactggatgatagcggggtgaacaggcaggggctcaggtggttgttgtccttgatgatctttttggatttcctgtgacatcgggtgctgtactgtaggtgtcctggagggcaggtagttttcccccggtgatgcgttgtgcagacctcactaccctctggagagccttacagttctgggcggagcagttgccgtaccaggtggtgatacagcccgacaggatgctctcaattgtgcatctgtaaaggtttgtgagggttttaggtgacaagccaaatttcttcagcctccactgtctgtgtgggtggaccatttcagtttgtcagtgatgtttacgcccaggaacttaaaactttccaccttctcccctgctgtcccgtcgatgtggataggggggtgctcactctgctgtttcctgaagtacacgatcaggttaggttaggttaagggaaaatatgattttgaatgggaatcaattgctTAGTCCCcgcaaggatagtaaaacaaacgcatttgtgtgtgtgtgtgtgcgtgtacaacCGGTAACGGTACCAACAGACATTTCCACAGAACAGCCCACACGTGACACATAATTCTTTCATTAACTCTTCAGGGGAACTGGGAGGGGCGGAACCACACAGACAACAGCTGTGATTGATGGAATGGTTACCTGACATGGCCTCTTGGATCTGGAAACCCATTCAATAACACCCACCCACTGAAAACAATGAACAAACACGCTACCACACATCTCACCCCACAGTAGCATGTAATGGCAGTGTTAATGCCaatatcctctcactgtcaataaCTATACCCTTGACTTGTTTTGAGCTTCATAACTTCCTACGGCTGTGATAGGTTGTTGTCTCACctggctatcttaagatgaatgcactaatgtAAGTAGCTCCGGTTGCCAGAAGATACTGACCCTACCGTTACGcttgtttacactgagctgcactggCGTCAGAACACAATCATGGTTACTTTAAGACACCTAGGAGCTGGCGCCAGATACGGGGGTTGAAAACGTGCGTCAATGCAGAGATATGCCACTATACTACACATTTTACCTTTATCCACACTGATACATCGAGAAGATTGAAATACTTCCCTGTTCATCCCcatgctagctagcagtagccaCCGCAGCTATTTAAGAATGGCTGTGTCAGCCAATCAGTTTCTTTGTTGTTCAACATGACATGCCTTTCCATAATGGCTGCTGTGGCTACTGGTAGCTAGCAAGAGGACGAAAACGGCAATTTGGATAAAGGTACAATTTGGAGTATAGTGGCATATCCCATCCCTGCATTGAAGTAAGTTTTCCAACCCATATCTCTTGCCGGCTCCATGGTGTCTTCATATAACCATGACTGTGTTCCGACCCCAGTGCTGCTCAGTGTAAACAAGAATAATGGTAGGGTCGGTATCTTCAGCACACATTCAACTcagagggcttgatgattagtttaatcagctgtgATTGTCCAGGGCtataataaaaatgtgttctctaGGGGGacttgaggactggagttgggaaacactgtgctaaattactaaaatgtagtGTGATGGTTTCTGGTTATTCCTTTCatctaagacctagacaaccaggtgaggggagttccttactaattattGACCTTATTTCATCAattaagtacaagggaggagcgaaaaacCAGACACTCTGTGGAACAAGTTTGACATGACGTAACTGTTATGctgctgtcatgtgttgctaccatgttatgttgtgttgctgccatgctgttgttgtcttaggtttttctttatgtagtgttgtctcttgtcatgatgtgtttgtcctatatttttattcatttttatcTTTAATCCCAGCAGGAGGCTTTTTGCCTATTGGTAGGCCGTAagtgactttcctagttaaataaaatacatgtatAACGCTGCACAACAAAAGTGGGCTGCCTAATTCCGAATTTTTTTTCTACACTtgttggtcttttgaccaatcagatcagctctttctACAATATttgggcaaaatatcagaattgagcTACCTGTACTCAGCTGTAGATTTGCTCACATGATGCTGATTCATGTAAAGTATAAACATTCTGACTGATTGGCAAGTACATCCATGTACACAATGGTAGCTAATGCCTCCAGATCACTGTCAGAGATGATAGCACTGGAGCTAGAAGAGTTTCGGTCAAGGACTATTGTATATGTGCGTGCACGAAGTGGGTGAGGCAGGGGAGACCCCTTATGGTCATTTCAGGTACTACAGCATTGCTGAACATCGTTTTTGAGAAGAAAACAAGAGGTAGTAAGACATCAGATGTTTTATTCTGTAATAATGGAAACATTGAGGCTGTTTTTATTCATTTACATTTTCAGATATACATGAGTAGGTACTagttaataaatacatttcaccTCAGGTTTCTTTGAATAACAGTGCATGCTCCCCTAAAGAGACCCTCTCACTAACTTAAAAAAATAACATATCTTATAAGTTTACCATATAGTAGTGTCTCACTCAGCAATGTCATTCTCAAACGTGCCAgcatgcacgcatacacacacaactCATTGGTACATGGCAATTCACGtcattcaacaacaaaaacacttacGCTACGCTAAATGTACCCCGTAGCAAATACTTATTTCTGAAATAATGGAGAGAGAAGTCCGTAAACAGAACATCATGTCTAAAAATAGACGCAGAGAGAGATCACTGTCATATGATGCATTATCATGATGGTGTGGCAAGTGACCTTTGAAAGttctatatcttgaaaacttgattgcttacatgaaaaacattttgggactgtatcaacagttgactaatgaaacaaaactattattttttttttttgtggattaTTCCTTTTAGTGTGGAGTGGACACACCTTGGTTAGTTTGGTTATTCTAACTTGTCAGGAATCAGCTTGTCAGCATGGTGGGCAAACGTCTCAGCTACCAGCAGTGGGAAGACTATGGAAGCATCAGCGTACACctggagagagaaacaaaacacagAAAGGAAACAGAGATCTGTATATTTAGGCTTCTAAGAGACATTTCTGGAGATGGGAATGGAAAGAGCCACTGGAAAAGGTTCAACGTGAGTTTGTGTTTTATCTTTGGTCGATCTAATGCATCTATCAAGAGTTCTGGGGGCACTGCTCTCCTGCTTGACCCTGAGTTACACTAATATAGATGAAGTGAAAGTGTAAGGTGAGGCCAAAAGCACATTTCCATCTTCGGGTGGCTAATAAAGTTAGATTATTTTCTTTTCCATCCATTAACCTTCAGACTGGGGATAAGATAGCTGGTGAGTGAGTTACCTTGACTGGCTTGGCATCCATGCGGATCTTCCCCCAAGACACTGCCTCATCAGGCCTGGCCCCTGAGTCTGAACCATCAAACTCCTGCCCAGTGTTCACAAACACTGCATAGTCCGCTCCATTcctctgagggagggagggggggggttacatTATAATGAGATGGTTTGACCTGGTTGTTTAGTTACGGTTGCTAAACACccgtgttggggaagctactctgaaaatatagtttaccaagctaccaactACTTTGAAAAtgtagttcactacatccaaactactacatgataaactataatatttcaatCTGAAATGTCctagactacaaattgcaagaaaGGTAGTTCCAGTAGTTTGCGATGTAGCGGTTTAGCTAAGTCATTAACTACTGGAAACACGACCAAGATTTGAatgtagttcaactaccaccaagctactgtcaAATGGAATTacattactagttgaactacatgtcatttactactccccaacactgctaAGCACGTCAACTTTCTAACTGGTGAAATGCGACAGCACAAAATGATAGGAAAATAGGTGAATTGAACAGTTCATAATTTACACCCACATTATAATTAAGGAATATGATCATAGAGAACattttatagtagtagtagtaatagtatttaCTTACCATCAGATTGGCATTGGCTATATGGTGTTTGACCAGGCCGCCACCCAGAATAATCATCCCTGTCCGTTTGGCAAACACTGCCTTGCTGTTCAACCTGCGGATATCTACAACACAGACCATGTTATCAGCACAATACATTACACACCACCCTTCAACTACAAAACCAAGCACACCACCCTTCAACTACAAAACCAAGCACACCACCCTTCAACTACAAAACCAAGCACACCACCCTTCAACTACAAAACCAAGCACACCACCCTTCAACTACAAAACCAAGCACACCACCCTTCAACTACAAAACCAAGCACACCACCCTTCAACTACAAAACCAAGCACACCACCCTTCAACTACAAAACCAAGCACACCACCCTTCAACTACAAAACCAAGCACACCACCCTTCAACTACAAAACCAAGCACACCACCCTTCAACTACAAAACCGAGCACACCACCCTTCAACTACAAAACCGAGCACACCACCCTTCAACTACAAAACCGAGCACACCACCCTTCAACTACAAAACCGAGCACACCACCCTTCAACTACAAAACCGAGCACACCACCCTTCAACTACAAAACCGAGCACACCACCCTTCAACTACAAAACCGAGCACACCACCCTTCAACTACAAAACCGAGCACACCACCCTTCAACTACAAAACCGAGCACACCACCCTTCAACTACAAAACCGAGCACACCACCCTTCAACTACAAAACCGAGCACACCACCCTTCAACTACAAAACCAAGCACACCACCCTTCAACTACAAAACCAAGCACACCACCCTTCAACTACAAAACCAAGCACACCACCCTTCAACTACAAAACCAAGCACCAAAACAGTGACATATACTATTGAGTGCATAGATATCTGGAATGAATGTCACCAAGTTTGTGGTGGATgagatatgtacagttgaagtcggaagtttacatacaccttagccaaataaatttaaactcagtttttcacaattcctgacatttaatcctagtaaaaattccttgtcttaggtcagttaggatcaccactttattttaagaatgtgaaatgtcagaataatagtagagaatgattcatttcagcttttatttcatttaaatcaaattcccagtgggtcagaagtttacatacactcaattagtttttggtagcattgcctttaaattgtttaacttgggtcaaacggttcgggtagccttccacaagcttcccacaataagttgggtgaattttggcccattcctcctgacagagctggtgtaactgagtcaggtttgtaggctgccttgctcgcacacactttttcagttctgcacacaaatgttctacagtattgaggtcagggctttgtgatggccaccttgactttgttgtccttaagccattttgccacaattctggaagtatgcttggggtcattgtccatttggaagacccatttgcgaccaagctttaacttcctgactggtgtcttgagatgttgcttcaatatatccgcatacttttcctgcctcatgatgccatctagtttgtgaagtgcaccagtcccttctacAGCAAAGCAATCACACCACAtgctgctgccacccccgtgcttcacggttgggatggtgttcttcggcttgcaagccttcccctttttcctccaaacatagcgatggtcattatggccaaacagttctatttttgtttcatcagatcagaggacatatctccaaaaagtacgatctttgtccccatgtgcaggtgCAAACCgtcgtctggcttttttatggtggtttaggagcagtggcttctgccttgctgagcggcttttcaggttatgtcaatataggactcgttttactgtggatatagatactttgtacgtgattcctccagcatcttcacaaggtcctttgctgttgttctgggattgatttgtacttttcacaccaaagtatgttaatctctaggagacagaacgcatctccttcctgagcggtatgacggctgcatggtcccatggtgtttatacttgcgtactattgtttgtacagatgaacgtggtaccttcaggcatttggaaattgctcctaaggatgaaccagacttgtggagatctggttgatttcttttgattttcccatgatgtcaagcaaagaggcactgagtttgaaggtaggccttgaaatacatccacaggtacacctccaattgactcaaattatctcaattagcctatcagaagcttctaaagccattacataattttctggaattttccaagctgtataaaggcacagtcaacttagtgtatgtaaacttctgacccactggaattgtgatacagtgaattacaagtgaaataatctgtctgtaaacgattgttggaaaaattacttgtgtcatacacaaagtagatgtcctaaccgacttgccaaaactatagtttgttaacaagaaatttgtggagtggttgaaaaatgagttttaatgactccaacctaagtgtatgtgaacttcctaCTTAAACTGTAGTTACAATGTAAATCAAGGCAAGTTTGTGGTCTCACATTACCAAAGGAAAGAACTGGCAGCAGCTAGAGggtagagctttgggccagtaaccgaaaggtttgaaTCCCTGACACGACAAGGTGAGAAATTGGTCgatgtgccattgagcaaggcatttaTTCCTTATTGCTTCGGTCAGTCGCCATGGATGACAAAATTTGAAATGTACATAGACAGAACCCcagtcctcatgtctcctctctctcttaccaTCTACTATATCCAGCACCAGCCCAGGGTTTTTATATGAGTGGAAATAGATCATGTCCCCAATGGATCCATCTGTCAGAGCAGGGCTGAACACTGGGATGTCATTCTGCAACAGTGGTTGAACATCTATTGATTATATGAACACAGCCTATTATAACTCAATGAGGgctacagggagggagggaggcagagagagaaaatgtgAATGACAATTTAGTGTATTAGACAGCACCCACAAACAACTGATACAGCAACAAATATGAACAATAATATTATGATCCGTTAACCTTGTAGAGGTCATTGTGATAGTGTAAGGTGAGGCCAATGAGGGGCTTGAGCCCCCTACTGTACGTTATACTGGTGAGTTTAGAGAGGGGAATGATAAAGATACTTcacaaatggagagagaggacaaagagCACTGGTTTCAATTCATTCCACTGATATCTCCTGTTTTATATCAAGGACAGGCTGATGAGAACAGTGAGCCCCTCCAGTCCTCACCTTATAGGCCCAGTAGTAGACAGACTCTGGGTTGTTGATCTCTTTGCCCAGACGGTGGATCATCTTGGACGGGGTCCAGTGGGTGCCCTAAAAGGTTAAGAGGTCAAAGGTCAATAGAATGTGACAATACCACCCCAATGAATACAACCCAGACACAGATACTGAAGATGACCTTTCCTGTACGAAGGGTTAAATTAGCTCACCTCATCTTTCTGCTCCTGCACCATCTGGTCCAGAATGGGCATCAGCCAGTCCTCAAACTTACAGTAGTTATCATTAGGTACCAGGAGGTTACCTATcctagaaagagagcgagagtggagaggagaaaaGATTAATGACAATTTAGTGTATTAGACAGCACCTACAATaataactgggtggttcgagccctctTCACCGTTAActcagacaccagccagcttcagctcggtcaatacctgccagtctgcacagcgcgatatcaacccagaacatgtcggactgctttttctctaccacatcaccctctctttctaaaattatccaccgaaattgttggaacccctattactagcctgttcaacctctctttcgtaaaGTCTgcgatccccaaagattggaaaacgACCACAGTCCTCCCCCTCTTAAAAGGGGGAGACATTCTAGACCCAAactattatagacctatatccatcctgccctgcctttctaaaatcttcaaaagcaaagttaacaaacagatcaccgaccattcgaatcccaccataccttctccactatgcaatctggtttctgagctggtcatgtgtgcacctcagccgcgctcaaggtcctaaacgttatcgataaaagacagtactgtgcagccgtcttcatcgacctggccaaggctttcgactctgtcaatcaccgcattcttaaaatcggcagactcaatagccttggcttctcaaatgactgcctcgcctgcttcaccaactacttctcagatcgatttgacacactgaactctgagggcctgttgtccggacctctggcagtctctatgggggtgccacagggttcaattctcaggccgactcttttctctttatatcaatgatgtcgctctcgctgctggtaattctctgatccacctccacgcagacgacaccattctgtatacttctggcccttctttggacactgcgttaacaaacctccaaacgagcttcaatgccatacaactctcttt from Salvelinus fontinalis isolate EN_2023a unplaced genomic scaffold, ASM2944872v1 scaffold_0420, whole genome shotgun sequence includes:
- the LOC129845989 gene encoding deoxyhypusine synthase-like, with protein sequence MAEQHAPFVAMDAVLMPSTALPDDMPRIKGYDFNQGVDHRALLQSFLTTGFQASSVAHAIQEINKMIEKRLEPLEEEEGCGSSPSHSGCTIFLGYTSNLISSGVRESIRYLAQHKMVDVIVSTAGGVEEDFIKCLAPTYLGEFSLSGKELRQRGINRIGNLLVPNDNYCKFEDWLMPILDQMVQEQKDEGTHWTPSKMIHRLGKEINNPESVYYWAYKNDIPVFSPALTDGSIGDMIYFHSYKNPGLVLDIVDDIRRLNSKAVFAKRTGMIILGGGLVKHHIANANLMRNGADYAVFVNTGQEFDGSDSGARPDEAVSWGKIRMDAKPVKVYADASIVFPLLVAETFAHHADKLIPDKLE